From the genome of Bombus huntii isolate Logan2020A chromosome 14, iyBomHunt1.1, whole genome shotgun sequence, one region includes:
- the LOC126873438 gene encoding matrix metalloproteinase-2-like, protein MEEIRKGRGVDIHWGERKLCDRLHDCQPGGDRRDNWHESRKKDRVRPHAVRDRNRGPELQAKEEKEEEEKEKREWTNESGEKYLDKCRDWTCNGRTVEEMWTEIKKKINEAVPKKQVKIQKWGMGEKAWYDREWKERKREMRRKMTRFRKGKCRREVLIEENRHSNSGVRKERKDTKKKKWRR, encoded by the coding sequence ATGGAAGAGATAAGGAAGGGGCGGGGAGTGGACATACATTGGGGAGAGAGGAAACTCTGTGATAGATTACATGATTGTCAACCAGGAGGCGACAGAAGAGATAATTGGCATGAAAGTAGGAAAAAGGACAGAGTCAGACCACATGCCGTTAGAGATAGAAATAGGGGGCCGGAACTACAGGCaaaggaggaaaaagaagaagaagagaaggagaaaagagAATGGACAAACGAAAGTGGGGAAAAATACCTGGATAAATGCAGAGACTGGACATGCAATGGAAGAACAGTGGAGGAAATGTGGACAGAAATCaaaaaaaagataaacgaAGCAGTGCCAAAGAAGCAAGTGAAGATACAGAAATGGGGCATGGGGGAGAAAGCGTGGTACGACAGGGAgtggaaagaaaggaaaagagagatgAGAAGGAAGATGACGAGGTTTAGGAAAGGAAAATGCCGCAGAGAAGTGCTTATAGAGGAAAACAGGCATTCAAACAGTGGTGtaaggaaagaaaggaaagacacgaagaagaagaaatggaGAAGATAA